A single window of Drosophila suzukii chromosome 3, CBGP_Dsuzu_IsoJpt1.0, whole genome shotgun sequence DNA harbors:
- the Enoph gene encoding enolase-phosphatase E1 — MATSERVAKVVLVDIEGTTTSISFVHDVLFLYARENVEKYLRESWEGDDTKQIVQDLQQVPQFSEYKASLSAPPAEVNVEFISGFVRYLIDKDLKVTPLKTLQGLIWAEGYASGELKGHVYEDVPEAFQTWCSAGLKIAVYSSGSVAAQKLIFGHSIAGNLQPHLSAHFDTHVGHKQKQQSYDNIAKLLKEEPQEILFLTDIPGEADAARSAGLQAIILQRPGNAALTDDQKLSNEVIPDFKPLHTLKLPTNKPQA; from the exons ATGGCGACCAGTGAACGTGTGGCCAAAGTGGTGCTTGTGGACATCGAGGGCACCACCACCTCCATTAGCTTCGTGCACGATGTCCTGTTTCTCTACGCCAGGGAGAATGTAGAGAAGTACTTAAGGGAATCCTGGGAAGGAGATGATACCAAGCAGATTGTCCAGGATCTGCAGCAAGTGCCCCAGTTTTCGGAATACAAGGCCTCATTGAGTGCTCCACCTGCGGAAGTAAACGTAGAATTCATTAGCGGCTTTGTGCGCTATCTTATCGACAAAGATCTGAAGGTTACGCCGTTAAAAACGCTCCAGGGATTAATTTGGGCTGAGGGTTATGCCAGTGGAGAGCTCAAGGGGCA TGTGTATGAAGATGTCCCCGAAGCTTTTCAGACATGGTGTTCTGCTGGCCTCAAGATTGCTGTATACTCCAGCGGCAGCGTGGCTGCCCAGAAGCTGATCTTCGGGCATAGTATAGCCGGGAACCTGCAGCCCCACCTTAGTGCTCATTTTGACACCCATGTGGGCCACAAGCAGAAACAGCAATCTTACGATAATATAGCCAAGTTATTAAAAGAGGAACCGCAAGAGATACTGTTTCTCACCGATATTCCTGGCG AAGCGGATGCAGCTCGGTCTGCTGGATTGCAAGCCATTATCCTTCAGCGTCCTGGAAACGCCGCCTTAACAGATGATCAAAAACTCAGCAACGAGGTGATTCCGGACTTCAAACCACTTCACACCTTGAAGCTGCCGACAAATAAACCACAGGCTTAG
- the Tim17a2 gene encoding probable mitochondrial import inner membrane translocase subunit Tim17 4, which translates to MEYNRQPCPIRIVEDCGCAFMMGTVGGSLFEYLKGFRNAPTGLRRGLYGGFESVKLRTPSIAGSFAIWGATFSTVDCVMISYRQREDSWNSIVSGAATGGILAARNGIRAMANSAFVGCLVLAMLEGAGAAVATIYAADGDASTAIATDVQLPQRPQWESSVEDLENPGSSHSQNLTVAEFEQVLDKCRTYRARNMTLQDKPSDAVEGKEVKRIDKPLHSLLDLVKLAEII; encoded by the coding sequence ATGGAGTACAATCGCCAGCCTTGTCCCATCAGGATTGTAGAGGACTGCGGGTGCGCCTTTATGATGGGCACAGTAGGAGGATCGTTGTTCGAGTATCTGAAGGGTTTCCGTAACGCTCCGACCGGTTTGCGGCGTGGCCTATACGGCGGCTTTGAATCGGTAAAGTTGCGGACTCCATCCATCGCCGGCAGCTTTGCCATTTGGGGCGCCACCTTTAGCACGGTGGACTGCGTCATGATCTCGTATCGGCAGAGGGAGGATTCCTGGAACTCGATTGTCAGTGGAGCGGCCACTGGCGGAATTTTGGCAGCACGCAATGGCATTCGGGCCATGGCCAACAGCGCCTTTGTGGGATGCCTCGTCTTGGCAATGCTCGAAGGAGCCGGAGCAGCAGTGGCCACGATTTATGCAGCCGACGGAGACGCCAGTACCGCCATAGCCACTGATGTCCAGCTGCCGCAGAGACCCCAGTGGGAATCATCCGTTGAGGACTTGGAAAATCCGGGTTCCTCCCATAGTCAGAATTTGACCGTGGCGGAATTCGAGCAGGTGTTGGATAAATGTAGAACCTATAGGGCGCGCAACATGACCCTGCAGGACAAGCCTTCGGATGCGGTGGAGGGCAAGGAAGTGAAACGAATCGATAAGCCTTTGCACTCTCTACTCGATCTGGTCAAGCTGGCCGAGATTATCTGA